Proteins from one Armatimonadota bacterium genomic window:
- a CDS encoding polymer-forming cytoskeletal protein — translation MRSWARVIVFSLLITCASTLRAAEITGQDKMLIAEGTVLEDELYAFGQSLVLGGTVSGDVSAFVSELRVTETATITGSLNLAASTAEIGGQVANNIRAAGSDVTVSAKAAGNGVITGARVLLAGAGEIGRDLFVAGADVGIDGSVGRNLRIAADKARINGAVGGDVRVTASRVSVGPQAVIKGNLFYTSSQPVKIDPGAQIMGKTVEEKPSSGKDFVGPFRWVLRVIGFFALYLVGALLIAVAPRTMVSSGEAVSRSLWMSLVVGLGALIVIPVVIGSMILTVIGFPLALIMFAMYLIMLYISRVVTALAIGQWVLGRSGKPVGSPYRLLFVGLLIFWIVTSLPYIGDFAAFLGLLVGLGALLRERVRFMREMRSEGRI, via the coding sequence ATGAGATCTTGGGCCCGCGTGATTGTGTTCTCACTGCTCATTACGTGCGCTTCCACACTCCGCGCGGCGGAGATCACGGGGCAGGACAAGATGTTGATCGCTGAGGGGACTGTACTTGAGGATGAGCTCTACGCGTTCGGGCAGTCACTCGTCCTCGGAGGCACGGTTTCCGGCGACGTCAGCGCCTTCGTGAGCGAGCTCCGGGTCACCGAGACAGCTACGATCACCGGCAGCCTGAACCTCGCAGCCAGCACCGCGGAGATAGGCGGGCAAGTTGCGAACAACATCCGTGCGGCGGGAAGCGATGTAACCGTTTCAGCCAAGGCAGCCGGCAACGGGGTGATCACGGGCGCAAGAGTCCTTCTCGCCGGAGCCGGTGAAATAGGCCGCGATCTCTTCGTCGCCGGGGCCGATGTCGGCATTGACGGCTCGGTCGGGCGAAACCTCAGGATCGCAGCGGACAAGGCTAGGATCAACGGTGCCGTCGGCGGGGACGTACGCGTCACCGCGAGTCGAGTCAGCGTGGGTCCTCAGGCGGTCATAAAGGGCAACTTGTTCTATACTAGTTCGCAGCCGGTGAAGATAGACCCGGGGGCGCAGATCATGGGGAAGACCGTCGAGGAGAAGCCATCCTCCGGGAAGGATTTTGTCGGGCCGTTCCGCTGGGTGTTGCGGGTGATAGGATTCTTCGCCCTCTACCTAGTCGGGGCGCTTCTGATTGCGGTGGCACCGCGGACTATGGTTTCATCAGGAGAGGCGGTTTCTCGAAGCCTCTGGATGTCCCTGGTTGTGGGATTGGGGGCGCTAATAGTGATCCCGGTGGTGATCGGGAGCATGATACTGACGGTGATCGGCTTTCCACTGGCGCTCATAATGTTTGCTATGTACCTGATCATGCTCTACATCAGCCGGGTAGTCACCGCCCTCGCGATCGGCCAATGGGTACTCGGGCGTTCCGGGAAGCCTGTAGGGTCGCCGTACAGGTTGCTGTTTGTCGGCCTGCTGATCTTCTGGATCGTGACGAGTCTGCCGTACATCGGCGACTTTGCGGCCTTCCTCGGACTTCTGGTCGGCCTCGGCGCCCTCCTCAGGGAGCGCGTCAGGTTCATGCGGGAGATGCGGTCGGAGGGCAGAATCTGA
- a CDS encoding 4-hydroxy-tetrahydrodipicolinate synthase, with protein sequence MNFEGAWTALITPMTADGGVDWDGLEQNLKFQIEQGITGLLPTGTTGESPTLSWDEHNEIIERTLACASGKCGVIAGTGSNSTQEAVESTEHAVENGARAALLVDCYYNGPSSLELRTEYYGVLAEMFPDVSFVPYVIPGRSGTELLVEDLAILADQFANIHAVKEATGNLDRMARTRALVGPEFQIMSGDDDITYAIMTQRTIMAAGVISVVSNIAPAAVESMCRSILSSDLDAAQKMRDALSPLCGVVTVKAESDRAMPDGSSVRVTDRFRNPLAVKVLMRALGMPSGPGRQPLGRMTESGVEVVRKAAEEVWSRNPEILAPIGDFYGVDVESRIRSDKVWAGLTYP encoded by the coding sequence ATGAACTTTGAAGGTGCATGGACTGCGCTGATAACCCCGATGACCGCGGACGGCGGAGTTGACTGGGACGGCCTCGAGCAGAATCTCAAGTTCCAGATAGAGCAGGGGATCACAGGGCTTCTTCCCACTGGGACGACCGGGGAGTCCCCGACTCTCAGCTGGGACGAGCACAATGAGATTATCGAGCGCACACTCGCGTGCGCCAGCGGAAAATGTGGCGTCATCGCGGGGACGGGAAGCAACTCCACACAGGAGGCAGTCGAGAGCACGGAGCACGCTGTAGAGAACGGCGCCCGGGCTGCGCTGTTGGTAGACTGTTACTACAACGGCCCATCATCTCTGGAACTCCGTACCGAATACTACGGAGTCCTGGCTGAGATGTTCCCTGATGTCTCCTTCGTTCCCTATGTGATACCGGGGCGTTCGGGGACTGAGCTCCTTGTCGAGGACCTCGCAATCCTGGCAGACCAGTTTGCCAACATTCACGCCGTCAAGGAGGCCACGGGGAATCTGGACCGAATGGCTCGGACTCGTGCGCTCGTTGGGCCTGAGTTCCAGATCATGTCGGGCGATGACGACATTACATACGCGATAATGACCCAACGGACGATTATGGCAGCCGGGGTGATCTCCGTGGTTTCGAATATCGCTCCGGCAGCCGTGGAGAGTATGTGCCGGAGCATCCTCTCCTCGGACCTGGACGCCGCGCAGAAGATGAGAGATGCGCTGTCGCCCCTGTGCGGCGTTGTGACGGTCAAGGCGGAAAGCGACCGTGCGATGCCCGATGGGTCTTCGGTTCGCGTGACGGATCGGTTCCGCAACCCCCTAGCAGTGAAGGTGCTCATGCGTGCTCTGGGAATGCCTTCGGGTCCGGGACGCCAACCGCTGGGACGGATGACCGAATCTGGTGTGGAGGTCGTGCGGAAGGCCGCAGAGGAGGTCTGGTCGAGGAACCCGGAGATACTGGCGCCGATAGGCGATTTCTACGGGGTGGACGTCGAGTCGCGCATCAGATCCGACAAGGTGTGGGCAGGGCTTACGTATCCGTAG
- a CDS encoding 50S ribosome-binding GTPase, with amino-acid sequence MPANLTPQYKAAEERYRQAETTDEKLAALDEMMAIIPKHKGTEHMRADIKRRISKLRQQDEKKGGSKRGQEYNVEKEGGGQVVLVGPPNSGKSKLLSRLTNAQPDVGDYPFTTQKPLPGMMPYEDIKFQIVDMPPITAEFTEPWMAAIVRNGDAALLVLDMSDGGVLGQTEELLSVLEKFRVSLYGHDRPGPEDELGLIVCKEAIVAANKMDLPDSGENLEIVREFFEDRFPILPVSSESGDGLEQLKQDIFAMLDVVRVYTKIPGKPADMDAPYVVPRGATVIDLATMVHKEVAQNLRFARIWGHGKFEGQMVSRDHILDDKDVIEFHA; translated from the coding sequence ATGCCAGCGAACCTGACCCCTCAATACAAGGCAGCGGAAGAACGCTACCGCCAGGCAGAGACGACCGATGAGAAGCTCGCCGCTCTTGACGAGATGATGGCGATCATCCCGAAGCACAAGGGCACGGAGCACATGCGCGCGGACATCAAGCGCAGGATATCCAAGCTCCGGCAGCAGGACGAGAAGAAGGGCGGAAGCAAGCGGGGCCAGGAGTACAACGTCGAGAAGGAGGGCGGCGGTCAGGTCGTGCTCGTGGGTCCCCCCAACTCCGGAAAGTCCAAGCTCCTCTCCCGACTCACAAACGCCCAACCGGACGTTGGTGACTACCCTTTCACCACCCAGAAACCCCTCCCCGGCATGATGCCTTACGAGGATATCAAGTTCCAGATCGTAGACATGCCGCCGATAACCGCGGAGTTTACCGAACCTTGGATGGCCGCCATCGTGCGAAACGGCGATGCGGCACTCCTGGTACTCGATATGTCCGACGGCGGTGTGCTCGGTCAGACCGAAGAGCTGCTTTCGGTGCTCGAAAAGTTCCGCGTCAGTCTATACGGCCATGACCGTCCCGGGCCCGAGGATGAGCTTGGGTTGATCGTCTGCAAAGAGGCCATCGTCGCTGCAAATAAGATGGACCTGCCGGACAGTGGAGAGAACCTTGAGATAGTGCGTGAGTTCTTCGAGGACCGATTCCCGATCCTGCCGGTTTCTTCCGAGTCCGGCGATGGTCTGGAACAACTGAAGCAGGATATCTTTGCCATGCTCGATGTAGTGCGAGTCTACACCAAGATCCCCGGGAAACCGGCGGACATGGATGCTCCATATGTCGTCCCGAGAGGCGCGACTGTCATTGATCTGGCGACGATGGTGCACAAGGAGGTCGCGCAGAATCTACGGTTCGCCCGCATATGGGGGCATGGGAAGTTCGAGGGACAGATGGTAAGCCGCGACCATATACTGGATGACAAGGATGTGATCGAGTTCCACGCGTGA